The following DNA comes from Thiohalobacter sp..
TTTGGCCAACGCTTCTCCAGCTACCTGAGCGTCGTGCTGATCGGTCCGGTGCTGGTATTCGCCTCGGCCGGCATGACCGCCACGGTGATGAACCACGAGCTGGTGCGGGCGCTGGCGGAGGTCGAGCCCTTCGGGACCCTGCTGCTCGCGGCCTCGAAGCTGGTGCCCTATCTGCTGGTGGCGCTGGCTTTCACTGTGGTCTACATCTTCATCCCCAATACCCGGGTGCGGGTCGGGCCGGCCGGGATCGGCGGTCTGGTGGCGGGTTTCCTCTGGCATACCGCCTTCTGGGCCTTTGCCGCCTTCATCGCCTCGTCCACCAAGTACACCGCCATCTATTCCGGCTTCGCCATACTGGTGCTGCTGCTGATCTGGCTGTACGTGAACTGGCTGGTGCTGCTGCTGGGCTCGCAGATCGCCTTTTATGTCCAGCATCCGCAATACGTCACCCAGCACCGTGTGCGGCTGGTGTTGAGCAACCGGCTCAAGGAACAGCTGGCACTGGCGGTGATGTACGAAGTGGGGCGCAATCACCACCTGTCGCGTGCTCCCTGGACGCTGGAGGCATTGACCGAGCACTTGCGGGTGCCCGCGGAACCCCTGGCGCGACTGCTGGCGACGCTGCAGGCCACCGGGTATCTCGCGGAGACGGCCGACGAGCCGCCGGCCTATCTGCCGGCCCGTGACATCGCCACCGTGACCCTGTATGAACTGCTGAGCGACGTGCGCCGCGCCGACGAGTCACGCTTCGTGCGGCCCGACCGCATGCTGCGGCTGGTGCCGGTGGAGTCGGTGATGGACCGGCTGGATGCGAGCTGGCGCGAATCGCTGGATGGGCTGACGCTCGGGGAACTGGTGCGGCAGGGCGAGGGCACAGAGGATGGCTGACCACTGACAGGCAAGGGCGCCACCAATTCCGCCCTGGTGCAATATGCGGGCTAGCCGCGCGGTGCGGCGGGTGCCTGTTCGGCGTAGCGGTAGGGGCTGATCCGGGTGATGGCCACGCCGCGATGGTACATGGCGATGGGGGCCGGTGTCTGGAGCATCATCCAGTCGGGCAGGTGCCGGCTCAGGGTGCGGTAGTAGGTGGCGGCGTCGGCCTGTGAGCACGCCGGCAGTTCCGGGTTCCAGTCGATGCGATAGTGCCAGGCACGGAAGCCGCCCAGCAGTGCAGGTGCGGTGTCCGGATCGGGTGCGCGCACCTCGCTGACATCGCCGGTGAACACCCAGGTGCCGCCGCAGAGTTCGGCCTCGGTGCGGCGCTTGGCCTCGCCCAGTGCCACGTGGGCCATGGCGCGCGCCACCGCCGGCGTTTCCGCCTGCTCGCGCGGCACCCAGGCAAGCACCTGGTTGCGACCCAGCTCCACCGCGGGCAGACTGCCCTCGGCCTGCGCACCGGGGCCCTGGCTGGCGCAACCGCCGAG
Coding sequences within:
- a CDS encoding YihY/virulence factor BrkB family protein, producing MANPLSNLIESAQTLIWKDDLRQLSPPRRLLMQTLRVLYVLLRDLLAGELNLRAMSLVYTTLLSLVPLLALSFSVLKGFGVHNQIQPLLYRFLEPLGPKGVELAGLVVNFVENVKVGVLGALGLIFLIYTVLSLLQKIESAFNYVWRVERLRSFGQRFSSYLSVVLIGPVLVFASAGMTATVMNHELVRALAEVEPFGTLLLAASKLVPYLLVALAFTVVYIFIPNTRVRVGPAGIGGLVAGFLWHTAFWAFAAFIASSTKYTAIYSGFAILVLLLIWLYVNWLVLLLGSQIAFYVQHPQYVTQHRVRLVLSNRLKEQLALAVMYEVGRNHHLSRAPWTLEALTEHLRVPAEPLARLLATLQATGYLAETADEPPAYLPARDIATVTLYELLSDVRRADESRFVRPDRMLRLVPVESVMDRLDASWRESLDGLTLGELVRQGEGTEDG